ggcccacagatataacttccgtcatatggaagggatagatctcatctacatcactcacatccctccgcataattcattgcatacccagtgatcgactttattgcccaccttgttacaagtgacgtttgccgataccaaagtacacaactccttatgtagggaaccgtagcgacttcaggtctaacgactattcataccaatagtcacatgagaatgtttataacactcatataacgatccatgaaacattctcatggcgggtcattcagtatatattctctaatatatacccatgtgtcaacctgatatctcatatccatgacttgtgagatcaagtcatccgttgacctacatgctagtctcaatgcattaatattgtccttgtatattaatgcttgactaggaatagttaagagaactgttctctacaatatctcactatcaattcaacaaattgatatactgtagataagaacctactacccaaggacattattatatttattcaatcgacactgaactgaaataaatataataaccaactttgcctttttatttataatgaaatatgatacaataatgtgccctttacaatTTTCTCATAATTGGTATTAGGTGTAATACTAACACAAAGTTGACCAAggagaagggtcaagtgacaccaaAGGCTAAGGAAAAACCAAGGAAGGTTGGCCCCATGATATGAAAGGGTAAGAAGCACATTATGTACTTTTTGTATAGACAAAATGgatattatcgaagtcaatgcccaAGGAGAAGGAGATTGACCAAGAGTCAagaaggaagctcaattcaagggggagctcttaaaagcaaacccaaggtatcatttattgaagtaATTCCTTCAAGTcttgataaaaagcatgctagaaataatttttatcactttaatactatttatcataaaaataggaagtatgATAGGATTAAAGAAAAGCATATAGCGTATTATGCCAAAACCACACttcctaaggataggaaggtagAGAATAGCTTGGCTAAGAATTGATTTTAGATATAAAGATAAAAATATCAAAGGCAATCAGAAAAATCCACATCTAAGGATTTAAATATGGGAAACCAAgccttgagatcaaggcttgataaattggaaaagaccctaaaaataaTTGAGAGTATTTTTAaggggtcaaatgagcatagcctagagTTAGGAAGGCAAGAACCATCCAATGGTAGgcgaggtttgggatacaaacctcaaGCTAAGAAGGGTATCTCTTCTtatcatagagtttcatatagttatgaaactaaccctaggtctaagggtcaagtcaaggttacaaggaaagttatcctagAGTTAACCTTGAAAAGACCAATATGactaaggcttttaagaagcctcagaaagtcactaagaaggtcacaagagaagttatccctagagttgacctagatgagtcaaacatgaccaaggcttctaaaaagcttaggaaggtcattaggaaggtaacaaGGAAAATTATCCCTAATGAGTAACTAGAGCACCTAAGGGGCACCAATAGATTTTAGATTCCTAGGAGTGTGTTCTCTATACCccagatgggtttagagagtgtcaacttaaatttaaagggtagttaacccaaccttggtaaagttgacactttGGGGATATTTTCAAGGTAGTCttacaccttgaaaatgaaagtttaaatgactactctttggaagagtaaaacatgccaaaatttgaagatttaaacttaattaaattaatataataaggatagggcaaaagaaatgtcaagttaggattttgatattttcttagaaaGAAAGGGCAATCTAGGAATATTTTGAGCTTAGCAAATGGTTTAAGGATAGAAAAActtagatgaaaatctaggtatATTCTTTATGCTAAATTGCCATATTTGCTTGCCCATTATATTTCATGACATCATATTAtgcattcatatttttatgaagatATCACATGTCATgctatacatacatcatgtagttatagtatgttttcttttgaaaattattcatcattgatgtatgtcataaatcatcatgcattactttaaatccttataattaaggacaatgacattaattATCAAATGACATCGTAGGTAGACGATCACAATTTAAATACCTAGATAAATATACAGGATCCCTTAGATTACGGTAAAATCAATATTTACATTTTATAAAGACTATAAGTTGACATGTATATGCTTTAGTACATATTAAAAACAAatgagatgttaggaggatgaaaaaaactcaagatgttgattaagTACATCTTTTTAAGTTTCAATTTCATCAAGACAAATAATTATGTattatccaatcattgggaaagctagtaTATAAGTAATGTGTATTTAGcctaaggaacatggttggaaattagttttcaaaatcacttcaaaatgcttttggaaaatcttaatgaaggctatcttttgataggaatcaccattatatagttagacacaaactaaagcaaaatattaaagttttcaatggtttcaagtttcatatcaatctttgaaaatatgaattattttcttagaaaacttttttttttcataatagtaTATGGtataaataatatttatgtaAGATTTCATGAATTTTCGATAAATGTAGGattatttaggaatttttaaaatttggctAAAAGTTAATTTAAGAAATATCAGAAACTCAATCTATTAGCTGATTGATTGAGCATGtttaatcgatcagttgatcgattgaactagttttccgcgagcagaagctctcaaaatcgatcaggtgatcaattaGCCTGActtgatcgatcagttgattgattcaaGTGTTTTTCCCGTAAATAGAAGCTCGTGGAAtccatcagttgatcgattgaatgaCTTTGATTGATTAAATTCTAACTTCAAACGATTGGAAAAGTTAATTTTGGTTGAAATGGTCTGATTTCAATCCATTAAGCAATGTTTAGTCATGATAACCGTCCGTAACCCTAAGAAATTCATTTATGAATATTTAAGGGTgatttttcttgatgaaaacaaggaaTGATTAAAGAATAATaacttgaagtttaggatgaggtttagtttcaaagttgaattttgaacctcaaaatttcaaaatttggatttcctaaatgTTTAAGAATTcgaagtcattgttggtgcaatgatagaagatttgaacatgttttgagggggagctactccttaaaggCATGATTTAAGTTTTCTTTCAAACAACGAAACAATGGAAGGTGGGAAACATTTATTATTGTGAATGCTATAGGATGAGCATTGATGATGAGTGTATGCTCCAGGATGAGCATTTGGAGACAaaagaagggtatgagaccttcattgtgatgcTGTGAataacaagtgaagttgtgaacaacatgtggataactcttcagggggagagattTTGATGTGTGCTAgaaggggagaatgtaggatttaaatTAGAAAACCTTCATTACCCAAACTAGGAGATTAccctcttattaagggggagaatgaaggaaaccctcattcatgctttggcatgaagaagaagttaaggctagtataagcctaacttaaatgtattgtcaaacataaaaaaggaggacattgtgttggtgctggaagcatccgacgatcgaactcgtattttgataatgacaaaggattcaaagttaagttggtttgtgatctaacagtttgaataagtttgcaggaaagtcctgagtgtacttaggcaaaagtcctagttgcggttaggcaggtggaaaaccctagggggtggtaaccctaggtcatagggggcggtaaccctatgctaaaagtcttggtgggtcgagagcttcaggcaaaagtcctaggggtggtaaccctaggtggaaagtcctggtgtcacgaaccaggtggaatACTGGACGGGTCGGAGAGCGGGCGtacagtagaaagtccggaagcatcgagcgccaagcaaaagtctagtcgatctggaggatcgtgctggcatcaggtaaatctcctgagtagagttggtgaggacgcgttccccgtagagggaacagtaggcgtcggatcgacctagggtttccggttggaaatctgaagtcagacccggacagtccgaagactgtcaatatcTCATTTACTaagactattatgtgctaactttgttttgcagggtatgtgtttgggactaacacattttgcagaaacaaaggagcaagtcacacctcggatgaacagtgtccgaggcgcctctatggaCTTGGAGACGCCTTGGGTGCAGAGGGTGAGCTGGCTgcgcagcaggcttggaggcgccttggaccagagcttggaggtgccttggagttgcttggaggcgccttcgagtggATAAGAGGTGAACTTTTCAGCACTGATCCACGTGGCTAACTCggcgtgttggaggcgccctggatggtgttggaggcgcctccagcagtgcaTAAAAGGGGGTCTCGAGGCAGCAGTCAAGAGAACAATTCCTAAGTGCTtctactacaacgtgctgctccaaaagacgtcctgaagtgctgttacaatcccccgacgacccggagctccgagatTTTGATTCTATCGTTGGTATAATAATtctttattgcacttattgtaatacaaaTTTGTACTTTTtcccgagcttatagttgttgcccaccggaagcgatcaacgatcgcgggccttggagtaggagtcgtcacaggctccgaaccaagtaaatcccttgtgtctTTCTGTGTTTGTTGTCTTTTACTTTTTTCTGCTGCtttaactcgatagttttacgaatccgaaacgcgaaatagtcacgagcgctattcaccccccccccctctagcacttctcgatccaacaattggtatcagagtggggtcattttgatttggtgcaaccaccaatcaagcattttttgtggttattttcagttttacggagtcaattagaattaccttaatagctacattctaattctttttacgaataGATCTTGGGACATCTCGTTCTATTTTGTTCttgcatattaattaaatggTCCAGCAAAAAGGTTACAACatcgttcgtcccccgctcttcaccggagaagatttcgggtactagaAAGGACGaatggaaaattttctaaaatccagtttgagatgtggatgatcatcaagactgggtTTCAACTGCCAAccaacgaagacggcaagcctacaccctgcgaaaacTGGGAACCAGctctaatcaagaaggtagaagtcaatgccagagcaacctgcaccctctagtgtgcactgaccaaggaagagctcaacagagttgacCTCTTTTTAACcgcaaaagagttgtgggagaagctgatcgaactgcacaatggcacctccgacaccaaggtaagcaaaagagatttgttgtttaataaattatataatctcaaaatgcaggaaggagagatagcaagtcaactccacgcccatattcaagacattctcaactccctctaCGCGATCGGACAAAGGGTTGAGAACAGGGATATAATAAGATACGCTCTCAATGCGTTTTCGAGGAATATATTGTGAGTATCAATGGTAgatacttataaaatttttaaaaatttatcttctataaaattagatgaattattctatgATCAAGCTCGCCCTATTTCCTTTAGGCGGTCACAAAATTTTTGAGAAAACGGTAGGATTACCACGTATATTGATTGAAAAAAACGAAACAGTGAACTATTTTTATTAACAAATGATAATAATGCTTCAGCTCAAGTTCAATTGCTATAAATTTAAACTGAAAAATAATTAGGATACAATCAAATCAAAGTTGACATAACAGCAAACTATTGATTAATGATTTTAGATTTTGGAGGTTCAAAACAAATCAAAGTTGACATAACAGCAAACTATTGATTAATGATTTTAGATTTTGGAGGTTCAAAACAcagaaaaaataatatataaaaataaggtGAATTTTGATAAAGTTTGAGGGCAATGTAAGAGAAATCTACaactcatcaataataattctgtAGATAAACAGTCTACCCTATTGGTTCACCTATCAATTAGGTTCAAAATATAACATGCACACTTAAAACCCAATCTTTAAAATATTCATCCATCCCTACTGAAATTATGTCTGCTTCTCTTATTTAAGTATTTTACCACCAATAAATACATAGATCAGTAGAGCAACCAGAAAGAACCATCCTAAATACTTGAACATTTTACCAAAAAAATTTTACACTGGAATATCATGTTCTACAAATCAGACTCACAAGAGCAGATCTGAAAGTTGCAAAACTCATTACCAATCATTCCGTTGTGCTTGACCAGCAAAACTCGTTAAATTCTGTTTGCAATTTGCAAAACAACACACTTACATAGATGAGTGGTGCTACCATAAATGACAACCCTAAAAACTGAGTATCTCATAAGTCTAGATGCGGATAGGTCCTGTTGTCCAGAATAACTGAGTTGTTAAGGATCATTTCTTAGCATGGACTTCCTTACTTAGCACATAACAATCTGGTGGGCTGATGTTCGCATAATAATTGTATATCGTATCTACAATTTCAAATCCAAATTTCTTATAGAAGGCAATTGCATCTTCGTTATTTGTCTGAACATGCAGGTATATCTTTGAGATATTGTTCTTCTTCTCCGACAAATCGAGCACGTGTTTCAACAATGTTGTGCCTGTTTAGAAACAAAATAAGTTGAGCAATGGTCGAGCCTCCACACTAATCATATATTAGGAGCATTCCTTTCACTATAAAAGGTAATATCTGACAGGACAATCATTCGACCTTAGACATATTACATGTACACGTTTGTCACTTAGATGCATGAAAACACTGAAAAAACTGGTGGATGCAAAGGTATATTTGTCATATAATGGGCTTCAATGAATTTCATATTCAGACCTATAATGACCAGCAGGCTAAAGCTATTGCTGAGTTATACATATCGTGATGTCAAACACCAAAGCAGCTGCAGTTGCTCCTTGGTCATGATGCAGTGCAAATGAACCCTAAACCTAGCTATAGCTTTATCTTGATACAAAACAACTAAGCATAAAAATATTCAGAGAACCTCTTCAAATCAACATGGCAAATTATCTTGAAAATTGCAACATGAATAGCTTATGAATATTCTAGAAATTGTTAGACAATTTCAGGCTCCAATTTTTATGTTCAAGTTTGAAATATGCCATGAGTCTGTGCTAGTGTTGATACATTATCAATCGCTATGATAAAGGTAATGCCTACCAAAGGGTCAAGTGCAAATTGTCTATTCTTCCTTTATTTTTGATTGATTCCATAAGGTAGAGATTCAAGAGAAATCTCCATGGATGAGATCGACAATTTAATTGACATATTTAAAGACATTCTGGAATTAAATAAGTAGAATCGATTAGAAAATGTGTAGACTAAAAGGAAACCATTTGAAGAGCTACGACAACGACAACAACACCAATCAAACCTTATTCCACTAAGTGAGGTcaactatatggatccttttcaTCATTGGACTCTATCCCTTACTATATCATCTatactaaaataaattttatcttgttttattattgctaaccaagtcttttttggtgtTCCTATTCCTCGTTTAATGCGTgtgtttgttatagtttcacatcgcctaaccgGAATATTTATTGGTCGTAAATGTGTCTCTAGGAGTTTTCCTTCAACAAATGTaattccgactttctctctaatgctctcatttttattttgtccatccttgtatgttcacatatccatcttaacatcttcatctctgcaattctcatcttctactcatgtgcttgagtcatagccAACATTCAGTTCCATATAATATAACAGGTCTAACtacgattttgtagaatttttctttaagttttagagataccttacgatcacataaaacataatgcgctctccatttcaaccatcttgcttgtattttagctaagacatctctctcaatccctatatcgttttacaaaaatgatcctaaatatttaaagatcAACTCGTCATtccctatcttaacaattatctcattacgtctaattttgctaaacttaaatttcatatattctgtcttttttCTATTAATACTAAAACATTTCCATTCTAATATTTCCcgtcaagattctagtttagcatttacttcttcacatgtttcatctaccaaaacaatatcatctgtaAACAAAATGCACCACGGTATTGTGCCTTGAATATATACAGTGAGTTCGTCTATAATTAgcgtaaaaagatagggacttaaagATGATCTTTGacgtaaccctatctttattggaaatgcttctgTTACTTCGCCTGAAGTTTTTACTctgtcgttacatcctcatacatatccttaattagttcaatatatgttacgctagcaCCACTTTTTTCtataattctccatataatttctctttttttctaagtcaatgaatacatcttgtttttgctctcgatatttttcaattagttgtccaAGAAGATGTATAaattctattgtcgaccttccaagtatgaacccaaattgattttcggtcaccattatctcctttcttaatctttttcctATTATTCTTTTTTAAAGTTTCATGAtacgactcattagtttaatacccttatagtttgcacaattttatacgtctttttgttcttatataagggagaTAAAGTACTTACCTTCCATTGATTAGACAATTTTTTCGTTTATAATATcctgttaaataattttataactcattcaataccttatttcctagacacttccatacctctatcagaaGATCATCTGGTCTACCGACTTTTCCATTTTGCATCTAATTTAAggcttgttctacttctgaagtttgaattatacgataaaaatttaaatttctatactcatttgacctacttaaattacctaagttggtcacgtaaacctttattaaaaagttgataaaaataccgCTTCCacctctcttttatttctccatcatttactagtactctattacattcatctttaatacattttattttgataagatcttctctcactttagctaatCTATAATGTTTCTTTCTCCTTATATTGTAtccaatttttttatataatcgttcaaaagtttcattttttgcttcattcactactttttACCCTCTTTCTTAGTTATTGTATATTTTattaagttttcctcgtttttacaaatatataatttcttataaacggttcttttttccttcactttctattgtactttctcattctaccAAGATTCCTTAGTGGTTCATGTCCCGTTCACTCACACTCGtaactactattttcaactttgataacattttattctatgtcgtattagagtcactttatatttcacctaatacttgtacaTTTACAAGAGATTTAAATGACCTTGAATACAACAGATGATACAAACCTATATCAAAATCAATAGCAAAACAAGATTCATATAGTTGATTCCCACATGATTATTTATCAATTGGCACCGGACCACTACAATACTTGCTTGCAACTTTCAAAAGCAagtgatgaaaaaaaaaaggctGAGATATCCACAACATGAAATAAAAGATGGAAAATACAATgaacattttaaataaaattgtGTACCTAAAACTATAAGATATTAGATATGCAATCGAGACTTACCAATCCCAAGTCCACGGTATGGTGCCAAAACACCCAGGGTCATAATGTAAACAGACATAGCTCCTCCAATTTTCTCAAGTCGGCAAGCAATTGAACCAACACAGATATCGCTGAAATAAGCTACAGAATCACAGAATTATAAGCACATCATGTGTTTGTGAACTAGTGAACAGAAAATAGATTTGATGAGAAGTCCTAGGAGCTCAATCATATTTTTGCTTAATTTCATCTACAAAGCGTGAACAGAAATTGGTTTGATGAGAAGTCCTAAGAGCTCAATCATATTTTTGCTTAATTTCATCTACACAGCACGGCAATGGGTTAGATACCAGGCAAAAAATCTGGCCATATGGTCTAACCAAATTAACTCCCCATATATTAGAACACAACACCAAACCAGCTGGATTTTTACTGTTTCTAAGTCTAACCACCAAGTTCTGGAACTGCAGTACCTCATAGTGAAGATAGTAAAATGTTTAGCAAGTGGAGGTTCACACAGGTAGCTAGATATTTGGTTGAATTAGACTACCACCACATTTTAACAGATTCTGTGGTATGTTCTCATTGATTCTGG
This region of Zingiber officinale cultivar Zhangliang chromosome 9A, Zo_v1.1, whole genome shotgun sequence genomic DNA includes:
- the LOC122021783 gene encoding probable N-acetyltransferase san; translated protein: MAAVISLDGVRDKNVMQLKKLNTVLFPVHYNEKYYADAIASADFTKLAYFSDICVGSIACRLEKIGGAMSVYIMTLGVLAPYRGLGIGTTLLKHVLDLSEKKNNISKIYLHVQTNNEDAIAFYKKFGFEIVDTIYNYYANISPPDCYVLSKEVHAKK